A section of the Leptidea sinapis chromosome 26, ilLepSina1.1, whole genome shotgun sequence genome encodes:
- the LOC126972410 gene encoding senecionine N-oxygenase-like isoform X2 produces the protein MYKYLRTNTPRQTMEFNGFPFPKTSPSYPTGPCFYKYILAFTKYFKLRDNIQTNSFVQLVKWVGNHWEVTYTKTDERENHTVSCDFVVVATGQYMKPVMPKVPGQNVFKGPIMHSHDYRGPEPFKGKKVLLVGAGASGLDLATHLVNVTEKLVHSHHLKYNQPDFPKSYKKKPDMKVFLENGVIFNDDTFEDVDVVICCTGYEYHHPFLHQSAGLSAYGKFVLPLYQHIVNIRHPSMSFIGVVNVVITKTMDAQAEYIAALIAGRFKLPSQEDMLKKWLQHVYALQDRNKKIADVNVVGEDMDRYFANLTREAGITRVPPVLKDIRDFNAKYRLEDLLNYRDYDFEVIDPYHYKRWYNGGGDRGLECPLDDDTQ, from the exons AACAAACACACCACGACAGACTATGGAGTTTAACGGCTTTCCATTTCCAAAAACATCGCCCTCGTATCCAACAGGGCCTTGCTTCTACAAGTATATTTTGGCCTTCACCAAATACTTCAAACTAAGGGATAATATCCAG aCAAATAGTTTCGTGCAACTAGTGAAATGGGTAGGTAACCATTGGGAAGTGACGTACACAAAGACAGACGAACGAGAAAACCACACTGTCTCTTGTGATTTCGTGGTGGTTGCTACTGGGCAGTACATGAAGCCTGTTATGCCCAAGGTGCCTGGTCAAAACGTATTTAAAG GTCCAATAATGCACAGCCATGACTATCGAGGACCAGAACCATTTAAAGGCAAAAAGGTGCTCTTAGTAGGCGCAGGGGCATCTGGATTGGATCTTGCAACTCACCTAGTAAACGTGACAGAGAAACTGGTTCACAGCCACCATTTGAAATACAATCAGCCGGATTTCCCCAAGAGCTATAAAAAGAAACCCGATATGAAAGTATTCCTCGAAAATGGCGTTATATTTAATGACGACACTTTCGAAGACGTCGATGTTGTTATTTGCTGTACAG GTTATGAATACCACCATCCATTTTTGCACCAAAGCGCCGGTCTCTCAGCTTATGGCAAATTTGTGTTGCCACTTTACCAACACATTGTTAATATTCGACACCCGAGCATGTCATTCATTGGAGTTGTTAATGTTGTTATCACTAAGACCATGGATGCACAG gCTGAATATATAGCGGCATTGATAGCTGGAAGATTCAAACTGCCATCTCAAGAAGACATGTTGAAGAAATGGCTGCAACATGTTTACGCTCTACAGGATCGAAATAAGAAAATCGCTGACGTCAATGTTGTTGGAGAAGACATG GACCGGTACTTCGCCAATCTGACAAGAGAAGCCGGTATTACGAGAGTTCCTCCCGTACTTAAAGATATAAGAGATTTCAATGCAAAATATCGTTTGGAGGATCTTCTCAATTACCGCGACTATGACTTTGAGGTGATCGACCCCTATCATTACAAGAGGTGGTACAATGGAGGCGGGGACAGAGGACTGGAGTGTCCACTGGATGACGACACACAGTAA